GTGgacatattatttttttatcaagtcataattttcaaaattttcaaatTAAAGTAGTTGGATACTTTCCATGTACCCCTCTGGCAGCTGCAGGAGTAGATCACTGCTTCAAAGCCCCTGAAAACATGGCTCATTAAATATTCATGACTAAATAGCAAccacacatctcttccgactgcacCTTGGCAACGACTATGGTTATAAAACCAGgtgtcttcaacgttttttaatccaaggaccccttaactaaaagagagatggatcagggaccccctactacatattttgtataaaatgaagttgcatattaaactgggcctgcAATAACGAGTgccagcctaaagcctttacatacctttttttgcatagaatactaagcttttaaaatagCCTTATAATTGTTGGTATGGTTTGGATGGCTACCACCTTACCTATACTGCTCTGCAAAGGCAAAAGACTTTAACTCGCCAGAGTTTGAAACTGGgaaaaattactttaaagtGTCTTTGTTGTCTAGGCAAATGTATTATAAGTAGGACACTGGAAATCTGGCTATTACCTATTTTAATGAAGATAAGTCTGTACATAAAATAAACTTGGGGTCAaacttgacctttgacccttatTTGGAAGTGACTGTACTCTGCCTTGTGTATACCCTCTGTATTATCTGCCAACAAATAAGGAGCCATGCCCAAGGCTCTTCCATAATAATCAATATACTGTAGTTACTGTAGGAACTGAAATGAATAGAGAAAATCattataatgataataaaaataattatagtTTATCGATATTCAACATCCACAGGAAATAATATAAGgtccaaaaacattttatttgaccAATATGGTAGCCTATTTTATTAATCAATGTTCACCAGGTTTTtcggaagaaaaaaaacgtcaaaattgaaaaagttATACTGACTCAAGATATTTCTCCACATGATAAAGGAGGTCTTGAATATcccaaaaatgacaataactaATTTTCGACCAAAGATGAAGTTACGGTCTTTTGCCTTTGCACGGCAGTATAGATCAGTAAGCCTTTcctcagtggggatttatatttgctaataatatgttggattgaTGTTAAGACTTAAATTTATAATTTGGATGCCCTCCTGCATTGaatctgaggaccccctgttgaagatccctgttataaacaatacaaaaaaatttaaaaattacaCTTACATGTGGcactttgtagtttggcttCTTTAAAGCTAATATACTTATATGTGAGGCTTGCTGTTCTGAGTTTGTATTtatggttgaatgcacttattggaaatcgctttggataaaagtgtcagctaaatgaaatgtaatgtaaaagtagGCAGAATCAAAGAACAGAATATGAAACGTCTTTAGGTATTAATTACTGAGTGTAAAACTCAGATAATGTGCAGCATTTTAGTACGGGACATcacctttttttatattaagcCCTGCCCACTACAAACCAGTGAAAATTGTACAGAGGAAGAAAAATCAAGAAAATTTCTAATGTGAAAGTACCAACCCTGTTTTGCAGAATATAGTGTTTTTATGTAGCACTCAGGAAAGCCACTATAATCCCACAGGATCCCACCCACCACCCCCTTCACCCATCCTTTAGTTACTGCCATCAGGTCGACGCTATACAGAGTCCCATTTGCAGGGAAAGACATTTACCAAAAATCCGTCATCCCCTCTGCCATCACCACACTGAACGAACAGCCATCCATAGACAGCATCAAACAGCTCCATTCAGGCTTCTTCTTGCACTGTTTTTGCAATTTGCACATTTGTACGGTTACTGTTTTTTACACTGTTTCTATACATATCTTTATGTTcttatatgtattttatgtcatttgagCCTGCCCAGTCAAAGACAAATTTCTGTCACTCATGACAGACAGCTCATCTCAATCCCATTACTTAtagtaagaagctggttggggAAAATACCTTTTCAGGGCCTTAATGAACAAATGAATTGAAACATCTGATGTTGCAGGTGTGGTGTGACCGCTCTGCTGCAGGACACATTTCTCTGTGCCAGCGATAATTCCTCTGACCTCAcctcccccctctcccttcctgcctctctctctctctctctctctctctctctctctctctctctctctctctccaccatcCCCTCTGCTTGATGAATATGAGCCATTGTGAGTGTGTCCTTTCATGATTGCCCTTGTACTTTCATGTCCCTCGTTTCATCTTCCCACCCTCCCTCTGCTTGTGTTTCCTCCCTTTCCTTTCCATCAACTCCAACattccctccctctttcccttCATCCGTTtccacccttttttttcttcttctcctggGTTGATAAATCACGCTGGCCACAAAGAGCGTTGTCAGATGTATAACAACGCCTGAACGAGCTACTAAACAGCGAGGTTTAGGGTTACAGTTTCAAGGGTTAGGGCCTGTCCAGTTGGATTTCTTGTGGGTACGATCGGGGGTTATAGTGGGCCTTCAATCAATAAACAAATGAATCTTATTGACAGTTTCATGCATCATCACCAGcggagcaccttctctaagaggctccgacagcttcgatgtaACGCTACCAAAAAACATTACTGCCACATCCCATAAAACTGCACAACAAttcacagctgtgtgtgagaTAATGCTCTCATTACCTCACACATTACAATACTGCACTGTTATGCTACTTGCACACTGGTCCCTTCATATTTAATATcgcacatattttattttgttatatatacTATGTAGGTAGGTTGTACGTTTTATTCTACACTTGTATATGCATGTACATTCTTTTCATTCCTCtaagtatattttttttcatcagttGTTCTGGCATTTTATCTTTTGCTATCTTATTCTTTttaatcttatttattatttctagtatatttcttgtgttttctgtcgaaagacgattgtgattggtttaaagaaatgccaataaaccagagcacgtttttgtcCTATCCAGTAATGTGTGTTCTTCACCACTGTTTTgtaaactactgtttatttacagtacacatactgtttttaaaggcattttactgtaaatagacagtGTCTTACCgtattatttgaatttacagtaatatactggctgCAGTGTTCTATCCTTTATTTTTCCAGGATACATtggtattaacagtaaatacctgtaatctgtaacattcACAGATAGTGCtgcaatattattattttctcccagaatgcattgccatttacagtaggatcctgtataacattaaaacagtaagaCACGGGGAGATTGTTGCTGTAAATTTACATCAAAGATTTACAGTGTGGCTAGAGACTTTAAAGTTGTAAGAAAATTTAAAATGATACATTTGAGGCTGGAATTTTCTGCCAGATCCCACTTTATGACGCTACAGAAACCCGACCCCGCCCCTTCTCTTCCCTCCCCTCACCTTTCGCCTCTCCTCGGcagcctccagcttcttctggaTCTCCTCCAGGGACGGGTCGCGGCGCTGCGGCATGGAGGTGTTGAGCTCTGGCACTCCGTCGAAGGACGGGGGCTTGAGGATGACCTCGAAGGCCTGGCCAGATGCCCGCTTGTTCAGCTCAATGACCTCCACGTCTTTGATGACGCACCAGCCCAGGTCCACCGCATCTGTGGTGTTGGATTGTGGCCATGTTTAGATTATACATTCCCTATAAATCTTTAACACGGGGACTCCATATGGGATTTGTGAGGTATCGTGTGGTTTGTGATTAACCGACATCCCTTCTTTAATgtattctcatgaacaggtttgtatgatatcgtatgaaaacttccaatttgtatgatatcctacaaaactacgaattacagtgcataacttttcgtaactatatgtacgaatggttcacgAGAACAGCCTGCCCTTCTACATGTCTCTGCTTTAGAAAAACTAATTCCTACATTTACCCAAAATGACTAGTGTCTATATTGGCTATAATACtgcatacccccccccccccctcccacagtTGTTAATGTGTGAAAGTCATGTTTTTTACCTTCTGCCTTATATGTAGGTTTGTCTGCAGTCTGTGGGTTCAGGCAGGCACAGAACAGAGACACCAGGGGGAGCTCTTTCACCTTCTCTTTGTAggctgaggacacacacacacacacacacacacacgcacacacacacacacacacacacacacacacacacacacacacacacacacacacacattttgtcatGCTGACAGTGTTGACTTGAACTGAATGATGATGTAATTCTCCTTTTCAGTGACAGTGTCATATTCATTGTTATTAATGCAGTCATTATAATGACAACATACGTGGCTCAGATAACAAAAGTGTACTTTTATCTTGTTATCATTCCCACAATGGAATCATGAGCAGTATACACAGTAAAGGAATAGGGAGCTGAGGTGTGCAGGATTTTCTGCTGTGGCTGTATATTTACCTGCCAGAGTCATCTTCTCACTGCGTATGTTACTCCCCAGGGATGCTGAAGATCCTTCTCAGTCTGTCTGAGAGACACATGCAGAGACAGGGGGGGAAGGGCTGAATAAGGCAGATTCGAAGCTCATAAAACGCATGTGTAAAGCAGTGGCTAAGCAGAGAATTTACAGCCGCAGGCTGACTTGTGTAAGCACCTCCCATTAAGGTTCAATTCAACCAATGAAAGAACAGTGCTGCACCACAAAAATAAAAGTGGGCTAAAACAGAGGGTATGGCAAGGATAGTTGTCAGTCGTAATACATCGACATGCTGGGAAAACCAAACCAGAACTAATGAATAAAAAGACATCATCAAAAACAAAATATCATGTAATATTTCCTCAATATTTCATCAGACATCATAGTCTTTGTTAACATGTGAACAAAAAGTAGCCCATGCATCCTTTGATAGGAGCTTTCAACAAAGTTGACACACAAGTGCTTAAAGCTTCTTCAGAGGAACATTGCATTCTTGTTAGTACTGTTATATATCAGTGATCATGTTAGTGATTTCCTGTGTTTCCCAAAATGCCACTGGACAACTCTTAGAGAGAACAGGCTTAAAGACCCCCATCAGGCATGTTTAAAGActtataaaaacataaatttgTGTCTGATGTACTGTAGTTTTTACACAAACTCCCCCCTAAAATTAATCTTTTCCTTGTTCCTGATTTTAAAAATCTAGAATCTAAATGCAAATATTGTTCATTTCCAAAGTACTTACACACAAAAGATGTCTCCAATGGCTAGTTTTCATCAAAATTGTGTGCAAATTTCCAAATGAATGTGCATTTTCCATCCACAAATGTTAATATGTGAATATTAGGAGTTGGTTAATCAAGCTAAACAGTAGGTGGCACTAATTCTCCAGTCAGGTGCCATTGAACTACTGCAGAAGACGAGAGTGCACACAAGATGACAAAGTTAAAAGAGCACTAGTCAAAACTCAAACAAATGATATGAAAACCATGTAGAAAATATAGTGGAAACATAATGTTGTCTTTGAAGCCTTGAGTTTTGGAATTTGGCTggcgccatcttggttttttgaaaCTGGATGTGACAATTTTTGGATGAGAGGGCGGAGCTGCCGAGGATGCTGCGGCTAACaacaaagagggaaagttgctttTTAACCTGCTGAAGTGAGTCATCCGGCATAGATTTACTAGCGGGCAAACGCAGATCTCTGGGTACTgttgccattcatctgcatgtgcAGCAGTACACTGAGCTGGtttaaaatctgcaaactttcccttaagttaacTGATAATGCTAGCGctagtgctagctagctagccttggTTGGCAAGGTGCTCCCAaatgctgaacaagacatttttgtgtgaccaaaatgttccaattaactttgatgaagtgaaaatacacagtgagagggtcaaagttaaagatgaaaacacagacaacacaacagAACAAGTTGTGCATTTTAATGTgcacagtgccatggttagcattgctaagcctctgtcctgattgacaggtcggccctaaagcatcccctgctttatcctctattttaaaataaaatgggactttaatttacaaaatgaacatcgtGCTgcattgaagaagacttgaaactagaaattgagaccataaattccttaataaactgtttattaaagtaataaatcaagtgagaagtagggttattttctcatagacttctatagaaacagacctttttttttggagccagtggagtcgccccctgctggaaattggatagaatgcaggtttaaggaatTTCCGCATTGACTTTACTTTTCAGACAAGGAAGCtctgtccattattttttacacGCTATGGTTTGCACttaggttttttttaatgcacacATTGAAAATGCATAAAAACTCTCATATGCGCACACCTTCTTGCCAGCCTTCTGTGTTGCAGGGAATCACAGATGTGACATAAGTGGGAGAAGAAGCAGTAAATCGCTGAGCAGATGCAAGAAAGCAAGAGGAACGGTGTATAAATAACAAAGCGAGGCATCAACCACGGCAACAGGCTGTCTCACCATCTGCTGAAAATGTACTTCAAACCTGTGTGTTGTGATTGAAGCAAAATATGTCTCTGTGATACGGACTGTGGCCTGTTAAGCGTATCAAACTTTGTATACTCTTAATATTTGAATGGGTAGGGAATGAAATTCAAAATTAATTCAATTCAGATTTGATTCAAGCAGGGATTGGATCAAAGTAAATTGCACTGAGCGAGAGATAGACGAAGCGAAGTAGCAAACTGTCTAACTAGCTCTGCCACCACCCCCTATCACTCCGTCTGTCCCGTCTGTCAGATGGTCTCATAAACGCTGAATTGATGGACATCTGTGGGATGCTGTATATGTCGGTCGAGCAAAAAAACTAGTGAAAGAGATGGATATTTTGTGAGACAGAGCAAAGGTAATTTCCCCCAACCCTTGATTCCCTATTTCTATTTAGTTCAATGAATAGGACTTGTACCATTATAGCAAATAATTTGTAAATATTTCACTAGATCAAGTTATTAAAAGATGGACAGAAATTCCTGCATTATTGCTTCTCAGGGTTattccaacaagtcctccaaactatACGACGATATGAGTCGTTTGTtccctaccctctaatacaacCCACTGGAGCGTATTATAAAATAGCAGAAATAACAACCTCATATCTAAACATCGGCCATGGTTTTGAACATAAAGGTCTTGATTTTAAACACGTCtttaacattgtgaaatggttgcagtttggttatgtttagggcaCAAAAACGActaagttaagtttagaaaaaaggtTGTGGTTTGAGTTAAAATCTGACGTTACTTCACtttcagtcaaaaaaaaaaaaaaaaatctctacgGTGGCAgttttggaggagggtctggctagtccacacagcattctgggatgggagaaaaactgtaactctggttttattggcatttctttaaaccaatcacaatcgtcactaAGCTCCacacggagctgctgcaaaatagcctcgggaaggaacttttttcggtggaacgtgtacgttcaaaagttgttttagtcgtgcaacagaaaactcagattggacagatctgtctagctagctgtctggatttaccctgcagagatctgaggagcagttaaccatagtcctcagaaatccaccggagtttagaattacaacacaaagaaagcggaaggtaacgaaCATtgggaaaagacatgcatcgTGGGACATGCAAGTGGaatgtcgaggatatagacAACATTACTCCCTACTCTCCTCCTGTTATAATTACTACTGCAATAAGAGGACACCGCCACTAAAAAAGGTAAATATCtgttgtaattgctgcttgtgcaAACAATATCTGGGAGCGTTTTTTCGGGAGGGCAGTCTCGGTTATTGATATCAACAAACATTTGAAGGTCTAACTTGAATATCTGTCGTCTGCTAATTGGAGAATTTTATCATGTGAGTGCCCTGCACAGTTCGTTGGCCTTTTCACAGCTGAGTGCACGTGCTAATTAAGTTTTGCTGGTATTTTGGTATTCGGTATAAGGACACCAATCATGTGGACACCCAAGAGAATCTGGTGTTTAAGCAAAACAGGCTGAGGAGTAATAATAGAGGGCAAATGAAGGATTGCACTTCGTGAAACACATCCCATTGGTTCCTGATGTGGGCCTAATTTGATTAAACATCTGGGATGGGACGTGTCTGCCAGAAATGTCCTACCTCCTCTCAGCTACCTCTCCTTCATCTTCTAAGAGAGGGTTCTACATAGATGATCATCCAAACAGTGACAGTTATACAGGAATATACACTGAATGCACTgtgtgcaaaaaataaaatcacttttCTATGTATTGTTTGATTGCATTGTTGTCCAAcatatagaaatatatatatatatatatatatatatatatatatatatatatatatgggcttAGAATTTGATATTAATAAGATGAggaaaaatacatacatacaattcattgagtaaactaaaatatataaatttagaaaaaacaaacaaaataaaaagaaaaaacaaggaaatcatagaaaaaaaacctgtacctctctctctttctctctctctctctctctctctctctctctctctctctctctctctctctctctctctctctctctctctctcgctctctctctctctcctggctGTTGTTTACCAAGAAAAAGTTACAGCATTTAATTCCTAATAAATCCACAAATTAACATGTTCTACAGTTTTCGCATAGATTAAATAAACAAGCTACAACATGTTAATAACTGAGCTTTAGATGATGTGTTGGTAGCATGGACTGGATAACATATGGACGTAGTCTCTGTGACATACCCCATAGGTTTCTGAAGTGAAGTGTGTGGCCCCCGGTAGCTCCAGCCGTCACCTTGTCGGCTAATCTAAAAATGGACAAAGAGGTGCAGTGTGGATGGAGCTGAGGCGGGCTGAATGAAGCCTGCAGTCTACACTCGTCCTGTTACTCAAAGTGGCACGCTCCTAGCACaactttaaacattaaaattaattaaacagTTGTTTTAAAGTTGGGCATTTTAGCA
This Sander lucioperca isolate FBNREF2018 chromosome 9, SLUC_FBN_1.2, whole genome shotgun sequence DNA region includes the following protein-coding sequences:
- the stmn4 gene encoding stathmin-4, with the translated sequence MTLAAYKEKVKELPLVSLFCACLNPQTADKPTYKAEDAVDLGWCVIKDVEVIELNKRASGQAFEVILKPPSFDGVPELNTSMPQRRDPSLEEIQKKLEAAEERRKCQEAELLKHLAEKREHEREVIQKAFEENNNFIKNAKEKLEQKMEANKENREALLAAMLERLQEKDKHAEEVRKNKEMKEEACR